GATCTCCGACGGCCGCATCCATCCCTCGCGGATCGAGGAAGTCGTCGCACAGACGTCGAAGGATCTCGACGAATTCATCCGTCGCAAGGGAGAAGAAGCTGCCGACGAAGTCAACGTGCCGGGGCTGAACAAGCGGATCATCGAGATGCTCGGCCGCCTGCACTTCCGAACCAGCTACAGCCAAAACGTGTTGCGGCACAGCATCGAAGTCGCCTACTTCTCCAGCATGATCGCCGAGATGATCGGTTTGGATCCCGACGTCGCTCGCCGCTGCGGATTGCTGCACGACATCGGCAAAGCGGCCGACCACGAACTCGAAGGGGGCCACCCCAAGATCGGTGCCGATCTATTGAAGCGTCACAACGAATCGCCCGAAGTCGTCCACGCGGCCTTTGGCCACCACGACGAGATCATCACCGAATTCCCCTACACGGTGCTCGTCGCGACCGCGGATGCTTGCAGCGCCAGTCGCCCCGGGGCTCGTCGCGAATCGTTGGAACGGTACGTCAAACGGATGGAAGAACTCGAATCGATCGCCACCGACTTCGATGGCGTCGAACAAGCGTTTGCGATCCAAGCGGGCCGCGAGTTGCGAGTGATCGCCAACTCCAAGATCACCGACGATGCCAAAGCGGCGGCGATCTGCCGCAACATCGCCAAGGCGTTCGAGCAACAGTTGACGTATCCCGGCGAGATCAAAGTCACCGTGGTCCGCGAGAGCCGGTTCACCGAACTAGCCCGCTAACACTCCGCCGCCACAACAATCCCCTTCACCCGCCCGACGCAGCCGGGAGGGTGAAGTTGCTCGCCCGTTTAAGCACAATACCGTTCAACGCAGGAGCCTAGGGCCGTGGAAAGAATTAGCGGCGGGACGTAGTGGACGAGGTTACGAGTCCCAGCGATTTGGTCTGATGCAAAAGGACTCGTAGCCTCGTCCACTACGCTTCGTTCAACGGTATTGCGTTTAAGCAGCACTCCACCCGCTCGGCGGAGCTGGGAGGGTCGGAAAACGAGCGTTTAGCAAGTTTTTCGGGGAGGGTTTTCCCGTGGGACAGACCAGCCGCAAGTTGCCGCGTGCCTCCCCTCCCCGAACCCCGCTGCGCTGGTTCGACCCTCCCCTTCAAACTGCGTTTGGGGGAGGGTGAAGGCTGGTGGGGCGCCACGTTTTCTTACACCTGGGACTTGCGTCACCAGGCTAACGCATGGCGTCGCTTCGCGACTGACGCGTTTTCGAGTGGCGAAGCCATGCCATGCAACAGCCTGGGACGTAAGTCCCAGGAAATCGCCCTCCATCACGCCATTTCAAGCCCGCAGTCGCAACGCGACGTCATGCGTTAGCCTCGCGACGCAAGCCCCGGGAACTGGGCCAATCCCCATCCACGCTTGTTAGTTTAGGCGATCTGCAAAGCTCGTGCGTTTTTGACCGATAAAACGCTGGACCGGGGCGAACAAATGCCGATAGGAGGCTTGTAGGATTTGAAACAAGAGGAACTCCGGAGCGCACCCGATGTCCAATGCACAACGTTTGGATGAAGTCAGAGCTTTTCTGCAGGCTTGGTTCTCGAAGAGCCATCCGTCCAACGTTTGGAGTGCAACCGAGTCAATCTTGATCAGCGACGGGCATTATTGCGGCCGCCGCTTCGCTTTTGGTCCCTACACCGCGATCTGGTTCGTCGAAGAAAACCAGGTCAAGATCTTCGATCCCGATGGATCGGTCGCCGTTCGCCAAGACTGCAGCGAACTGTTCGGAGAAGAGCCGACGATCGAAATCCGCCGCGCGGCCTAAAGCGCCCGCGCCCCGTAGTGGACGAGGTAACGAGTCCCTCTGTCCCCAAGGAAAATTCCCTTTGCGAGGACTCGTGGCCTCGTCCACTACTGTTAGGTTGCGTCTCGAACCTAGCCGTTGGAGACGATACGTCGCTCGATCGCTTTGGCCGACAGTGGCGTGATCTTGGCCGCTGAAGAGACGTTGGTCATCAACAAGTCTTCGCTCTTCGCCTTCGAACCGTCGGTTTCGTATTCGACGATATAAGCGCCGATCTGAACGTGTGGTTCTTCGTAAACCGGTGGCCAGAAGGCTTCGCTGCGAGTGGCCAGGGTTTTCGCCAGGTAGCGAGTCGCTCGCCCGGTGAATCCGCTGAGCACCATGTCTAGCCGCCCCAATGCTTCGCGGAAGATGTAGAAGACCAACGCGACGTCGGAGTTTTGTCCGCCACCGGCCCATTCCCAGGTCCCGTTGTCGGTCTCGACCCATAGGCCGGGCTTGTCGGCAGCTTCGGTTTTCGACAACCGTTCCCCCGCTGTGGAGGATGGTGGTTTGGGATCGAAGTCCCGGTATCGCATGAAGAAAGGACAGGCGCGGTCCGATGCCTTTTCCACATCGTCTTGCGAAACAAACGGGTCGCAGCCAAACGCTTCCGAAAACAGCACCTCGGCGACCGGGTTGCTTTTCACGCTACCGATGCAAACCATTGCTTTGTCGCCGGGGGCACCGGAGAACGATTCGTACACCGAATTCGCACGCAGGTGAGTCTCTTCGGTCGAGACGTGCCCGGGACTCCAGACCAGTGTCTGCAGCAAACGTTCGGGTTGCGGAGGGTTCTCTTCGGCTTTGGTCGTGCCGTTGGCGCTCGAACCGGCCGCATGGTGGCGAGCCGATCCGCCGAGGGTCGAGACGCCGTTCAGCAATGCGCCCATCAAAACCGAGTCGGACGCGACGACCCAAGCCTGTTCGGGAGCGTCGTTGACATCCCCCTGGCGGATGCCTACGCACAGCTCTAGCTGGCGCCGGCGGGCCAATAATTCCCAAAAGTGTTCGGCGCGAACTGCAAATAATGCTCCGGGCAATTCGGCTGGCGTCGCGTGGCCGTGATCGATCAGATAATCGCAGAGCTTCGAAAGTGCTTCGATTGGAATGTACTTCGCTTCATTTTTCAGCAGCGAAGCAACTTGATGCCTGTCCAGGCCGGTGTGCTCAACGATCGCCTTGATCGTACCCGGACGGCGGCGGCGGTCGGGATTGTGCCCTAGGAGCTCTGCAAGGCGAAATGCATAACGCATGACGTTCAGTCCTTAACTTTTGTATAGAGTTTTCATAGCCGCGCTCGAGCCAAATCAAAGTAGAGCCGACTAAAGTGCCGAATTTTCCCCTCAAGGTAGAATTCCAATCTAATTAAAGCGGCTGCTCTTCCATAGGGGGGCGAGCCCGCAAAATTGAGATTCAGGAAATAATGGCTGCCATTTCCCCCCAGGTGGTAATTGATGCCTAGTTTTTGCAGGAGCCACGATTGGTGAAATTGCGTTGGCTGATCTCCCTTGTCTATTGGCCAACGTATTGCGCATACAGCGATCGGGCTTTAGCGACCTCCTCGGTTCCGGCAACGATTGCCCTTCCGTCGGCGAAAAGCGTGATCTCGAAGGGAGCGACGCTCAAGCGGACCAAGAAACGGTTCTGTTGCACATCGCCGATCTCCTGCCACTGAGCGGCGATCCTGTCGATCGAAACCGCTCGCCCACCGGGAATCTGCACCGCGTTGCGGCCACATAAAACGATCGGTTGGGCGGCGAAGTCGCCGTTGAGGAAATCAAACGACCGCTGCTGACACAGCGGGCAATTCGCCTGTGCCGATTTACGGATCTCGATCTGCAACGTTCTTGAGGTCCACAGGTCGATCGATTGCAGTTTCCCCTGCAGCGATGCATTTCCGCTGACGATCCATTGGATCGCTTGGCCGACCTGCAGGCTGGCGATCGTATGCGTTGCGGCATTTAAAACCCCCGCGGTATCGCAGGTCGCAACCGATCCAGCTTCTGGCAGATCGGGGACGACACAGCGGAAGCAGGGGCGATCGACGCTGCGAAAGAATCCGACCTGCCCTTGTGCTCCAACACAACCGCCGTGGACCCATGGCTTGCCCAACTTGACCGCCGCGTCGTTCAACAGCAACCGGGTCGGAAAGTTGTCGGTTGCATCGATGACCAGATCAATGCCAGCCATCAGCCGCAGAATGTTGCCCGGATCGACGTCGCAGACCTCCGCCTCGATCTCGATCTCGCTATTGATCCGTGTCAGCCGCGCCGCTGCCGCCGCTGCTTTGGCGATTTGCAATTCAGCATCCGATTCCTCGAACAGCGACTGGCGTTGCAGATTGCTCCATTCAACGGTATCGCGATCGACAAGCCGCAAAAATCCGACTCCCGCGCGAGCTAACAGTTCCGCCGCGACGGTTCCCAACGCACCGACACCCAGCACGAGCACACGCGCCGCAGCGATCCGCGCTTGGCCATCGGCGGCGATCGGGGCAAATTGAATTTGGCGTGCGTATCGTGTCGAACGAGTCATATTGCTATTTATTGGGGTGCGACATGCAAATCACTTCGCGCGGATTGGCGCAACTGCCTCCGCCGCGATTGACGTTGTTTCGGGGGGCGTTGCTTCGGTAAGCTCTGCGCTTCCAAGCTCTCCAAAACACCGTTGAGTCACGACGTGGATCTCTCGATCATTATTCCGATTTTCAACGAGGCCGATAGCGTCCGTCCGCTATACGATCGGATGACGGGGGTGATGCCTCAGCTGCCCGCGGCGACCGAGATCGTCTTCGTCGACGATGGATCCAACGATGGCAGTTCGCAGCGGTTGGACGAGATCGCCGCCCGCGACCGCCGCGTGACAGTCGTTCACTTTCGCCGCAACTACGGTCAGACCGCCGCGATGCAAGCGGGGCTCGAACAGGCCCGCGGCCGCGTGCTTGTTACGCTCGATGGCGATCTGCAAAACGATCCGCACGATATTCCTGCGATGCTGGATGCGATCGACCAAGGGGCCGACCTGGTCCATGGCTGGCGGAAGGATCGCCACGACACTTGGCTCACGCGCAAGCTCCCCTCGCTGATCGCCAACCGCTTGATCTCGCGGGTGACCGGGCTGCCGATCCACGACCTCGGCTGTACGCTCAAAGCGATTCGGGCCGAAGTCGCCGACGAATTGGATCTATACGGCGAGATGCACCGCTTCATCCCCGTGCTGGCGCATGCCCGCGGCGCGCGGTGCCACGAGATGGTCGTCGCCCATCACGCCCGGCAGTTTGGGACCAGCAAATATGGGCTCAGCCGCACGACTCGCGTTGTGTTGGATCTGATCACCGTCAAGTTCTTGATCGACTACATGGATCGGCCGATGAAGCTGTTGGGCCGACTGGCGCTTGCGGCCCTTGCGGTCAGCGGTTTCGCGGGCCTCGGCGTCGCGGCGATGAAGCTTTTCAGTGGCATCGATATGACAGGCAATCCGCTGCTGCTGCTGACAGTTTTTATGGGGATCGTCTCGTTGCAGTTCTTGGGGCTTGGGCTACTTGGCGAAATGAACACGCGACTCTATTACCAACGCAGCAATCGCCGCCCATTTGCGATCCGCAGCATCAACCAATCCGCAAACCAGACCGTTGCCATGAACCGCGCCGCGTAGATCGATTAGCCGCGCGAGGTATGTTGTTTGGTCCGCCGCCGGTCGAAGAACGTCAATTGCTGATACAGCATTTCCAGTCGTGGCGATTGGCCGCCGTGACGCTGCAATTCTCGCAACGGGTTGCCCACGATCGCTTCGACCTCCATCGGCCGGTCCTGTTTGAAGTCGACTCGCATGCTGCTGTCGTACGGGACCATCGCCCGCGTATCGTTCATCATCTTGTCGACAAACGCTTCATCGATCGTCTTGCCGCACTGCATCGCAGCAGTTCGCACGTCGCGGATGATCTGTTCGGCCAGGGCTTCCGATGCAGGATCGTTCATGATCTCGGCTGTCGATGCGTTTAACACGACCGACAAACCGTTGAAGGGAATGTTCCACATCAGCTTTTGCCAGCGGACCTTGATCAGATCGTCGACAGCTTCGGCCGGGATCGACGCACTTTGCAGATCGGCTTCGATCGCTCGAGTCAGGTCGCTGATCGGTTGCACCGAGCCGTCGGCGCGGTATTCACCAAACGCGATCCGGCCGTAATCGATATGGTCGATGTGTCCCGGTCCGACTTTGTTACTGCACAAGAAGCAACAACCGCCCAGGACGCGATCGGGCCCAACCACAGCGACCGCATCGGATTCGACGTGCAATCCATTTTGAAGCACCAGCGCCACGCCGCCGTCGCGCGTTGTGGCAGCCAAAATATCTGCCAGTTGTTCATTTGCTGTCGTCTTGATCGCCACGATCGTGACGTCGCAAGCCGGCATCTCGGCGGCGCTGCGGTAGGCGTTGACCTGCGGCAAATGGAAGTCGCCGTTTTTCGAATCGATTCGCAATCCGTGCTGCTGCACGTGATCGAAGTCCGATCGCAACAGGAAGTGAACGTCCAGCCCGGCGCGAACCATCAGACCGCCGTAGTATCCGCCGAGTGCTCCGGTACCGATGATCGCATAACTTCGCTTCGACGACATTCCGTTGTTCGCTCCTAAGTTAAGTTCCGATGGTCGCCTTTCGCTCCGCGAAAGAGCGTGCCCCAGAATCGCACTTTCGCACAGCAAAAGGCGACCGACCAGGCCCGCGACTACTTGCCCCACCGTTGATCGGCGAAGTCCATGTAGGCTTTCCAATCGAAGTCGGTGACGTTGTGCTTGCCGGTGCGGATGTGATAGCCCATCGTGTGCATAATCGGTTCGTTCACTGGCGGCAGTTCGGTTTCGCCGCCGATTCCATCGGTTCCCAGCAGCTGGTAGACAGGTGCGGCATGCACGGCGCTCAAGAACTCGCCGCGTGGATCGGCCCAGGTATCCCCTTGGGCACTGGCGATGTAGACGCTGCGGGGAGCGATCAATGCGACAAGCTGATGCTGGTCGACGGGGCACGCAGCTTCGTTGTCGTTGTATTTCGTGTAGTTGTCGCAAAACCAATGCGGGAAGCTTGTGTTGATCCGAGCAACCGTTTCGCCAAACGCGCGGCGGCTGATCGCCGCTCCGCCGCATCCCGAATCGTTGGAGATCGTGATCGAAAATCGCGGATCGGACGCACCGGCCCATAACGATGTCTTGCCTAGACGCGAGTGGCCGAAGACGGCGACCCGGTTTGCGTCGATCTCGGCATCGGTTTCCAGGTAGTCCATCGCCCGGCTCAATCCCCAAGCCCAAGTTGCGATCGATCCCCAGCCGTCTTTGGCGGGCGGATCATATAAAGCGTGGACACCGTTCTTGAAACCGTCGTCGAAGTCGGGGTCGATATCGCCGTAATAGATCGCCGCCAATCCGTAGCCGCGATCGATGATCGTCTCCACGGGCCAACGACTCGCCGACGCTCCGCGACTCGCTTCGGTCGCCCGATGGTCGACGACTCCCTTCTCTTTGCTCGACCGCATCCAACTCTCTGACAACACGATCGCCGGGTCGTCGGAGATCGAATGGTTGCCAAAAAAATTGAGGGTCAGGAAAGTCGGAACCGGCTGCTTCGCGTCGACTAGTTTCTTGGGCAGGTAGATCAGAATATCCATCGCCACGGTTTCATCGGCATCGAAGAAGACGCGGACCTGTTTCCGCGTCGCCTTGCCGTTGACCGCGTCGTCGCTCTGTTCGATGACTTTGAAGTGCAACCCTTCCGGTTTGCCTGGCGCCTTGCCGTAAACTTCTTGCAGGAACAAGTCCATGATCTCGTCGCGACGCTTAGGCCATTGGTCAGCCGACGTGACGGGAGTGCCATCGGCCATCACCAGCGGATCGGGTAGCGTGTAGGCCGGAACTTTGGCTTCGTCGTAATTGTAGCCGGCTGGCTGTGCCGACAGCATCGCCGTTGGGAGCGTCAACGCGAGGCAGAATGTTGCGATTTGCAGAGTCGTGGATTTTGCGGTGGTAGGCATCGATGCGGGATCTCCAGGAAGGGAATTTCAGTCCCACATGATGCTCGGTATCCCCAGGCGATGCAAGTCGCGGGGCTACGCCTTCGCTGGCGGCCAGTCTTGGATCTCCGCCACCTCGCGATTTGAATTGGCCTCCGCATCGCGAGCCACGTGAATCATCCACTTGCCGCCAAATCCATCGATGCTCCATAGACCTTGCAACGTCCCTTCCCCATCAAACGAACCGGGATAATCGACGCGGTGCGAGCCCAGGTACTGCTTCACCAACAGCGCCCGTTCACCCTGCAGTTGTCCGCTCAGCGTAAAAGCTCCCACGATATCGCGGCCGCTGCCCGACACCTGGCCTTCG
Above is a genomic segment from Rosistilla ulvae containing:
- a CDS encoding putative 2-dehydropantoate 2-reductase, with protein sequence MSSKRSYAIIGTGALGGYYGGLMVRAGLDVHFLLRSDFDHVQQHGLRIDSKNGDFHLPQVNAYRSAAEMPACDVTIVAIKTTANEQLADILAATTRDGGVALVLQNGLHVESDAVAVVGPDRVLGGCCFLCSNKVGPGHIDHIDYGRIAFGEYRADGSVQPISDLTRAIEADLQSASIPAEAVDDLIKVRWQKLMWNIPFNGLSVVLNASTAEIMNDPASEALAEQIIRDVRTAAMQCGKTIDEAFVDKMMNDTRAMVPYDSSMRVDFKQDRPMEVEAIVGNPLRELQRHGGQSPRLEMLYQQLTFFDRRRTKQHTSRG
- a CDS encoding helix-turn-helix domain-containing protein; the encoded protein is MRYAFRLAELLGHNPDRRRRPGTIKAIVEHTGLDRHQVASLLKNEAKYIPIEALSKLCDYLIDHGHATPAELPGALFAVRAEHFWELLARRRQLELCVGIRQGDVNDAPEQAWVVASDSVLMGALLNGVSTLGGSARHHAAGSSANGTTKAEENPPQPERLLQTLVWSPGHVSTEETHLRANSVYESFSGAPGDKAMVCIGSVKSNPVAEVLFSEAFGCDPFVSQDDVEKASDRACPFFMRYRDFDPKPPSSTAGERLSKTEAADKPGLWVETDNGTWEWAGGGQNSDVALVFYIFREALGRLDMVLSGFTGRATRYLAKTLATRSEAFWPPVYEEPHVQIGAYIVEYETDGSKAKSEDLLMTNVSSAAKITPLSAKAIERRIVSNG
- a CDS encoding ThiF family adenylyltransferase, producing the protein MTRSTRYARQIQFAPIAADGQARIAAARVLVLGVGALGTVAAELLARAGVGFLRLVDRDTVEWSNLQRQSLFEESDAELQIAKAAAAAARLTRINSEIEIEAEVCDVDPGNILRLMAGIDLVIDATDNFPTRLLLNDAAVKLGKPWVHGGCVGAQGQVGFFRSVDRPCFRCVVPDLPEAGSVATCDTAGVLNAATHTIASLQVGQAIQWIVSGNASLQGKLQSIDLWTSRTLQIEIRKSAQANCPLCQQRSFDFLNGDFAAQPIVLCGRNAVQIPGGRAVSIDRIAAQWQEIGDVQQNRFLVRLSVAPFEITLFADGRAIVAGTEEVAKARSLYAQYVGQ
- a CDS encoding alpha/beta hydrolase family protein, whose translation is MPTTAKSTTLQIATFCLALTLPTAMLSAQPAGYNYDEAKVPAYTLPDPLVMADGTPVTSADQWPKRRDEIMDLFLQEVYGKAPGKPEGLHFKVIEQSDDAVNGKATRKQVRVFFDADETVAMDILIYLPKKLVDAKQPVPTFLTLNFFGNHSISDDPAIVLSESWMRSSKEKGVVDHRATEASRGASASRWPVETIIDRGYGLAAIYYGDIDPDFDDGFKNGVHALYDPPAKDGWGSIATWAWGLSRAMDYLETDAEIDANRVAVFGHSRLGKTSLWAGASDPRFSITISNDSGCGGAAISRRAFGETVARINTSFPHWFCDNYTKYNDNEAACPVDQHQLVALIAPRSVYIASAQGDTWADPRGEFLSAVHAAPVYQLLGTDGIGGETELPPVNEPIMHTMGYHIRTGKHNVTDFDWKAYMDFADQRWGK
- a CDS encoding glycosyltransferase family 2 protein, encoding MDLSIIIPIFNEADSVRPLYDRMTGVMPQLPAATEIVFVDDGSNDGSSQRLDEIAARDRRVTVVHFRRNYGQTAAMQAGLEQARGRVLVTLDGDLQNDPHDIPAMLDAIDQGADLVHGWRKDRHDTWLTRKLPSLIANRLISRVTGLPIHDLGCTLKAIRAEVADELDLYGEMHRFIPVLAHARGARCHEMVVAHHARQFGTSKYGLSRTTRVVLDLITVKFLIDYMDRPMKLLGRLALAALAVSGFAGLGVAAMKLFSGIDMTGNPLLLLTVFMGIVSLQFLGLGLLGEMNTRLYYQRSNRRPFAIRSINQSANQTVAMNRAA